From a single Alloactinosynnema sp. L-07 genomic region:
- a CDS encoding CpaF family protein, whose protein sequence is MTIHPLPTPQRPRQLPVEHSDHAAMARLRRYLLDTLAAELPGRIETHQRGGPTMSADERRDLAKKILTDAVQTHSERALIANRPLLANATERQVVTQVLDELCGLSGLQPLLDDPTVETVNVNRWDQVIVQYVDGRRAQVAPIAASNDDLTDLVRTWAARASSQERRFDQGNPAVNLQLPGGARLFAVLGLTAGAVTALSIRRHGYLTVTLAELQQRGTIDAGLHAFLAAAVRARKNVLITGGTGVGKTTLLRALAAEMDPMERIVTIEDAFELALDRDPAHLDVTALQAREPNIEGEGAVSQADLVRWALRMSPDRVIVGEIRGPEVIPMCNAMSQGNDGSMATLHASSSQIAFTRLASYAAQSPERLPLEATNLLIAGAVHFVVHLDRVNGTRLVSSVREVVGADGPQVVSNEVYRPGTDRRARPVRGALRADTLDDLTAAGLDPAIAFKPDGWWTP, encoded by the coding sequence ATGACCATCCACCCGCTTCCGACACCGCAGCGCCCACGCCAACTGCCCGTCGAACACAGCGACCACGCTGCTATGGCCCGGCTGCGCCGGTACCTGCTCGACACGCTGGCCGCGGAACTCCCCGGCCGAATCGAGACCCACCAACGCGGCGGCCCCACGATGTCCGCCGATGAGCGCCGAGACCTGGCGAAGAAGATCCTCACCGACGCCGTCCAGACCCACAGCGAACGCGCGCTGATCGCCAACCGCCCGCTGCTCGCCAACGCTACCGAACGGCAGGTCGTTACCCAGGTCCTCGACGAACTGTGCGGCCTATCCGGGCTGCAGCCACTGCTCGACGACCCAACGGTCGAGACGGTCAACGTCAACAGGTGGGACCAGGTGATCGTCCAGTACGTCGACGGCCGCCGCGCCCAGGTCGCCCCGATCGCCGCGTCGAACGACGACCTGACCGACCTCGTGCGCACCTGGGCCGCGCGCGCCTCCAGCCAGGAACGGCGCTTCGACCAGGGCAACCCCGCGGTCAACCTCCAACTTCCCGGCGGGGCACGGTTGTTTGCCGTGTTGGGCCTGACCGCCGGAGCCGTCACCGCCCTGTCGATCCGCCGCCACGGCTACCTCACCGTCACCCTCGCCGAACTGCAGCAACGCGGCACCATCGACGCCGGCCTGCACGCCTTCCTCGCTGCGGCCGTCCGCGCCCGTAAGAACGTGCTGATCACCGGCGGCACCGGGGTCGGCAAGACCACCCTGCTGCGCGCGTTGGCCGCCGAAATGGATCCGATGGAGCGGATCGTCACCATCGAGGACGCCTTCGAACTCGCCCTCGACCGCGACCCAGCCCACCTCGACGTCACCGCCCTGCAGGCCCGCGAACCCAACATCGAAGGCGAAGGCGCGGTCTCCCAGGCCGACCTCGTGCGATGGGCACTGCGGATGAGCCCCGACCGCGTGATCGTCGGCGAGATCCGCGGCCCCGAGGTCATCCCCATGTGCAACGCCATGTCCCAAGGCAATGACGGCTCCATGGCCACCCTGCACGCCTCCAGCTCCCAGATCGCCTTCACCCGCTTGGCCTCCTACGCCGCCCAATCACCCGAGCGACTCCCGCTCGAGGCGACCAACCTGCTCATCGCGGGCGCCGTGCACTTCGTCGTCCACCTCGACCGCGTCAACGGCACGCGGCTGGTCTCGTCGGTTCGCGAGGTGGTCGGCGCCGACGGGCCGCAGGTCGTCTCCAACGAGGTGTACCGGCCAGGCACTGATCGCCGAGCGCGTCCAGTCCGCGGCGCACTCCGCGCCGACACCCTCGACGACCTCACCGCCGCAGGCCTCGACCCTGCCATCGCTTTCAAGCCCGATGGCTGGTGGACGCCGTGA
- a CDS encoding SAF domain-containing protein, whose protein sequence is MSSTTIRTDTDLAAEPEPPWLSGNTRARRLRMRFSRGRSVPHLALGAVLVAGCAAGFLTVFASSDTRTEVLALARPVAVGHVLDLRDLAVVEVAVDDRVPVIPASRSADLIGEAMATSLPAGALLTQDTVGPSMVPAAGHAIAALSLKDGQYPPEVAPGAKVSVVATPIAQGAPSPAWAGVVTGVGSSAGESTTVVSVQLPRTQALEVAAIPVGRVALVLLAKGDQ, encoded by the coding sequence ATGAGCTCAACGACAATCCGGACCGACACCGACCTCGCGGCTGAACCGGAGCCACCGTGGCTGAGCGGCAACACCCGAGCCCGCCGCCTCCGGATGCGGTTCTCGCGTGGACGCAGCGTGCCGCACCTGGCATTGGGCGCGGTGCTGGTCGCCGGATGTGCGGCCGGATTCCTGACGGTGTTCGCCAGCTCAGATACCCGGACCGAGGTCTTGGCGCTGGCCAGGCCCGTGGCGGTCGGCCATGTGCTCGATCTCCGGGACCTAGCGGTGGTCGAGGTCGCGGTCGACGACCGGGTGCCCGTCATCCCGGCCAGCCGCTCAGCGGACCTGATCGGCGAAGCGATGGCCACCAGCCTGCCCGCCGGTGCCCTCCTCACCCAGGACACGGTCGGCCCATCGATGGTTCCCGCAGCCGGACACGCAATCGCCGCGCTGAGCCTGAAAGACGGCCAGTACCCGCCTGAAGTCGCGCCGGGGGCGAAGGTCTCCGTCGTCGCCACCCCCATCGCCCAGGGCGCACCAAGTCCTGCCTGGGCGGGCGTGGTCACGGGCGTCGGTTCCTCTGCGGGGGAGTCGACCACGGTCGTGTCGGTGCAGTTGCCGCGGACGCAAGCACTGGAGGTGGCAGCGATACCGGTCGGCCGGGTGGCGCTCGTGCTCTTGGCGAAGGGAGATCAGTGA
- a CDS encoding DUF6355 family natural product biosynthesis protein: MRSNRIRVLLVAVTAAASVLGAPDQATATPDARAGTQWKCGFYITPGDSHGTTSRYFHCGYNHIMIQVHWSNGASHIGCIEPWENHPFWRDGATVVVNAYFVPVTPRVLISPSGRRVCAASQPTS; encoded by the coding sequence ATGAGAAGCAATCGCATCCGCGTCCTGCTCGTCGCGGTCACCGCCGCCGCCAGCGTGCTCGGAGCGCCTGACCAGGCGACTGCGACACCCGATGCCAGAGCGGGCACGCAGTGGAAGTGCGGTTTCTACATCACGCCCGGGGACTCGCACGGGACGACTTCGCGCTACTTCCATTGCGGCTACAACCACATCATGATCCAGGTCCACTGGAGCAATGGTGCGAGTCACATCGGCTGCATCGAGCCGTGGGAGAACCACCCGTTCTGGCGGGACGGCGCGACCGTCGTGGTCAACGCCTACTTCGTGCCTGTGACTCCACGCGTCCTGATCTCTCCCAGCGGCCGTCGGGTGTGCGCGGCCAGCCAACCCACCAGCTAG
- a CDS encoding tetratricopeptide repeat protein translates to MNGRQQKTTPQGAAAFGAELQRWRDQRGLSLAELQKLTTFSRSHLGNVEHGQRQPTEQLAKACDQALGTDGELLRLFTALPREQVHRVRPAQLPARGRHFVGRDGHVARMSAEIDQASRRALMSVMCLDGPAGVGKTALAIQWAHVVAERFPDGILFTNLRGHDASNRPALPSEVLRDFLVALGVGPLAIPPGMDQRIGQYRSLLAGKRMMVVLDNAVTAEQVRPLLPGSDGCLALVTSRNRLAGLSTRDDAIRMSVGPLNAEESASLLTDVIGRRAHEDPEATRDLAMLCAGFPLALRIAAERANDRDHLALARLATMLTSQTKRLEVLSVGGDDSAALRAAFSWSYTALDSGLTSLFRLLSVHPGPEFSVAAAGAVVDLDLAETQGRLDALVQTHLIEETGEDRYRFHDLLRLYAAECAEADEPEPARRAATERVLRWYLSAGQAAGRIISAGRGYAERNVPAMPTTPEFLGYDEAADWCETERVNLANASQEAAELGLDDIAVGLPIVLCDYLYRRKPWGPWTRPHELALEICCANGDTAGFAFLVNNLGNAFLDLGRPWKALACYRQALAIRRGNDDFGLAWTLIGIGRAYHALGELRHAADVFTQSETMFTGLNVALGSAIAQSYVGEVCHDMGQHQTAREYLEVAVELLRPLDRQAEGCALDKLAIVCRHLDDLDRAIMHLERALAARTELGDRREQARTLDLLADLYIADNRTAHGRDALRRAVDAYRDVDDELRAAQAQQRLDSMRPAVSRGAHVDRTLRTGGR, encoded by the coding sequence ATGAACGGAAGACAGCAGAAGACGACCCCGCAGGGGGCGGCAGCGTTCGGGGCGGAGCTTCAACGGTGGCGTGATCAGCGCGGGTTGTCGCTGGCCGAGCTGCAGAAGTTGACGACGTTCAGTCGGAGCCATCTGGGTAACGTCGAGCACGGCCAGCGCCAGCCGACCGAGCAGCTGGCCAAAGCCTGTGATCAGGCATTAGGGACCGACGGTGAGTTGCTGAGACTGTTCACCGCGCTACCGCGGGAGCAGGTTCACCGCGTGCGACCGGCGCAGCTTCCGGCCCGCGGCAGGCACTTCGTTGGGCGCGACGGCCACGTCGCGCGCATGTCCGCCGAGATCGACCAGGCTTCGCGACGCGCGCTCATGTCGGTGATGTGCTTGGACGGACCCGCCGGGGTGGGCAAGACCGCACTCGCCATCCAGTGGGCACACGTCGTCGCCGAACGATTCCCCGACGGAATTCTGTTCACGAATCTGCGCGGCCATGACGCGTCGAATCGACCGGCCCTCCCCAGCGAGGTGCTGCGCGATTTCCTGGTTGCACTCGGCGTCGGCCCGCTGGCCATTCCTCCCGGTATGGATCAGCGGATCGGCCAGTACCGCAGCCTGCTCGCGGGCAAGCGGATGATGGTCGTGCTCGACAACGCGGTTACCGCAGAGCAGGTCCGTCCGCTGCTGCCGGGCAGTGACGGTTGTCTGGCGTTGGTAACGAGCCGCAATCGGCTAGCCGGTTTGTCCACTCGCGACGATGCGATCCGAATGTCGGTGGGACCGCTCAACGCCGAGGAGTCTGCATCTCTGTTGACCGATGTCATTGGCCGTCGCGCGCACGAAGATCCCGAGGCCACTCGCGACCTCGCGATGCTGTGTGCCGGGTTCCCGCTGGCGTTGAGGATTGCTGCCGAACGAGCCAATGACCGGGACCACCTGGCGCTGGCCCGGCTGGCCACGATGCTTACCTCACAGACCAAGCGGCTGGAGGTGCTCTCCGTGGGCGGCGACGACAGTGCCGCGCTCCGAGCGGCGTTCTCGTGGTCCTACACCGCGCTCGATAGCGGCCTGACCAGTCTGTTCCGGTTGTTGAGTGTCCACCCTGGCCCTGAGTTCAGTGTTGCCGCCGCGGGAGCGGTGGTCGACCTCGACCTGGCCGAGACGCAGGGACGGCTCGACGCGCTGGTACAGACTCATCTCATCGAGGAGACCGGCGAGGACCGCTACCGCTTCCACGACCTGCTCCGCCTCTACGCCGCCGAGTGCGCCGAAGCCGACGAGCCCGAACCGGCACGCCGTGCGGCCACCGAGCGGGTGCTGCGGTGGTACCTCAGCGCGGGCCAGGCGGCGGGCCGGATCATCTCCGCGGGTCGTGGCTACGCCGAACGCAACGTCCCGGCGATGCCCACGACACCGGAGTTCCTAGGCTACGACGAGGCCGCGGACTGGTGTGAGACCGAACGCGTGAACCTGGCCAACGCCAGCCAGGAGGCCGCCGAACTCGGCCTCGACGACATCGCCGTCGGACTGCCGATCGTCTTGTGCGACTACCTCTACCGCCGCAAGCCGTGGGGCCCGTGGACCCGGCCGCACGAACTCGCGCTGGAGATCTGCTGCGCGAACGGCGACACCGCGGGGTTCGCGTTCCTGGTCAACAACCTGGGCAACGCCTTCCTCGACCTGGGCCGACCGTGGAAAGCACTGGCCTGCTACCGGCAGGCGCTCGCGATCCGACGCGGCAACGACGACTTCGGACTGGCCTGGACCCTCATCGGAATCGGCCGCGCCTACCACGCCCTCGGCGAACTACGCCACGCCGCAGACGTGTTCACCCAGTCCGAGACCATGTTCACCGGCCTCAATGTCGCGCTCGGTTCAGCGATCGCGCAGTCCTACGTCGGCGAGGTCTGTCACGACATGGGCCAGCACCAGACGGCTCGCGAGTACCTCGAAGTGGCCGTCGAATTGCTTCGCCCGCTGGATCGGCAGGCCGAGGGCTGCGCGCTCGACAAACTCGCCATCGTCTGCCGCCACCTCGACGACCTCGACCGCGCCATCATGCACCTCGAACGCGCCCTCGCCGCCCGCACCGAACTGGGCGACCGCCGCGAACAGGCCCGTACCTTGGATCTGCTCGCCGACCTGTACATCGCCGACAACCGCACCGCCCACGGCCGCGACGCCCTCCGCCGCGCCGTCGACGCCTACCGCGATGTCGACGACGAACTCAGGGCCGCCCAAGCCCAGCAACGCTTGGACAGCATGCGACCAGCCGTATCGAGGGGAGCACACGTTGACCGCACGCTACGAACAGGTGGCCGGTGA
- a CDS encoding FAD-binding protein, producing the protein MTARYEQVAGDPRLITSGPRFDACSDDFGHIVHHEPDAVVGAESVADVIDAVRYARAHNLEVVPRGAGHSTAGQAQSAGGVVIDMRGLDGVHTVEPGRAVVDGGTRWSTVTGAALERGQTPPVLTDYIELTVGGTLSVGGLSGTSHRYGAQTDNVDELDVVTSAGDLVTCSRTENRQLFDDVRAGRGRRGIITRATLTLIPAPVSVRVYHVYYHDLALFLREQLWLMTSGAADYIEGHARPNDQGSWWHRIEAAFNYTSTALPNDEIIKRLSSDEVEVEDIDYWSFVRRLADGETALRSTGHWLDPHPWTNCFIPESQAEQAIGEIMDTLSPDNMIDFETVLHYPVPRNAIATPRLSLPAAPNSYLFAVLRTASPGHTLSVPDMLASKKTIELIAQQHGGTAYLGSITQP; encoded by the coding sequence TTGACCGCACGCTACGAACAGGTGGCCGGTGACCCGCGGCTCATCACCAGCGGGCCGCGCTTCGACGCCTGCTCGGACGACTTTGGCCACATCGTCCACCACGAGCCCGACGCGGTCGTCGGCGCGGAGTCCGTCGCCGATGTCATCGACGCCGTCCGCTACGCCCGCGCCCACAACCTCGAAGTCGTGCCCCGCGGCGCAGGGCACTCCACCGCAGGCCAAGCCCAATCAGCGGGCGGCGTGGTCATCGACATGCGCGGCCTCGACGGCGTCCACACCGTCGAGCCCGGTCGCGCCGTCGTGGACGGCGGCACCCGTTGGAGCACGGTCACCGGCGCCGCGCTCGAACGCGGCCAGACACCACCGGTGCTGACCGACTACATCGAACTGACCGTCGGTGGCACGCTCTCCGTTGGCGGACTCAGCGGCACCAGCCACCGTTACGGCGCACAAACCGACAACGTGGACGAACTCGACGTCGTCACCTCCGCCGGAGACCTCGTCACCTGCTCCCGGACCGAGAACCGGCAGCTCTTCGATGACGTCCGAGCCGGACGTGGCCGCCGCGGCATCATCACCCGTGCGACCCTCACCCTCATCCCCGCCCCAGTGTCCGTCCGGGTCTACCACGTCTACTACCACGACCTCGCGCTCTTCCTGCGAGAACAGCTGTGGCTGATGACCAGCGGCGCCGCCGACTACATCGAAGGCCACGCCCGCCCGAACGACCAGGGATCCTGGTGGCACCGCATCGAAGCCGCGTTCAACTACACATCGACGGCCCTGCCAAACGACGAGATCATCAAGCGGCTCTCCTCAGACGAAGTCGAAGTCGAGGACATCGACTACTGGTCCTTCGTCCGACGTTTGGCCGACGGCGAGACGGCGCTGCGGTCCACCGGACACTGGCTCGACCCACACCCGTGGACCAACTGCTTCATCCCCGAAAGCCAGGCAGAACAGGCGATCGGCGAGATCATGGACACCCTGTCACCAGACAACATGATCGACTTCGAGACCGTCCTGCACTACCCAGTACCCCGGAACGCCATCGCCACCCCACGACTGTCACTGCCTGCCGCACCGAACTCCTACCTGTTCGCGGTTCTGCGCACCGCGTCCCCCGGGCACACTTTGAGCGTTCCCGACATGCTTGCCAGCAAGAAGACCATCGAACTGATAGCGCAGCAGCACGGCGGCACCGCGTACCTTGGTTCGATCACGCAGCCATGA
- a CDS encoding DUF397 domain-containing protein — MSNDARWRTSSFTSDGESCVEVALAVTSAGIRDTKHRAGGTLTVDRESWKLLIDVIIKSPSS, encoded by the coding sequence ATGTCGAATGATGCCAGGTGGCGTACGTCAAGCTTTACCAGCGACGGAGAGAGTTGCGTCGAGGTCGCGTTGGCCGTCACCTCGGCGGGCATCCGGGACACCAAACACCGTGCGGGCGGAACTCTCACGGTTGATCGGGAGTCGTGGAAGCTCCTGATCGACGTCATCATCAAGTCACCGAGTTCGTGA
- a CDS encoding helix-turn-helix transcriptional regulator: MTILGRDRVGLEDSVPTVWPKGDMVAAERLPTALGFLVGNELRVARDQARIKQSTAADFLGITAGGLAHLESGRNRQQPDVVRALLGHYGVPQPQIDRIARLAGRSDADDWWASNADVVPDWLRTLIGLEGLASSSFAYAPMVVAGLAQTRGYARALLTDNLRVPLVDADRVVDVRTDRQRHLWRDENPLRLHCVLEEAVLHRRIGGSDVFREQLQHLLDLSTKPNVTLQVIPFDVPVHDGLDGKFTLLDFTEARSIGYSEGPEGARSVQEPGQVAAYHLRAERIAERALPVHDTRDLIARYMAAL, from the coding sequence GTGACCATCCTGGGGCGTGATCGAGTGGGGCTGGAAGACTCGGTGCCGACGGTTTGGCCGAAGGGAGACATGGTGGCTGCCGAGCGCTTGCCAACAGCTCTGGGCTTTCTGGTCGGCAATGAACTGCGAGTCGCCCGCGACCAGGCACGAATCAAGCAGTCGACCGCAGCGGACTTCCTGGGCATCACCGCAGGCGGGCTTGCTCATCTGGAGAGCGGCCGGAACCGCCAGCAACCCGACGTCGTACGAGCGCTGCTTGGGCACTATGGCGTCCCACAACCGCAGATCGACCGGATTGCGCGATTGGCCGGTCGATCAGATGCGGACGACTGGTGGGCGTCCAACGCCGACGTTGTGCCGGACTGGCTCAGGACGTTGATCGGGCTCGAAGGGCTCGCGTCCTCGTCGTTCGCTTACGCGCCCATGGTCGTGGCTGGTCTGGCCCAGACGCGTGGATACGCGCGGGCCCTGCTCACTGACAATCTCCGTGTGCCGCTGGTCGACGCCGACCGAGTCGTCGATGTGCGAACTGATCGCCAGCGCCACCTGTGGCGCGACGAGAACCCGCTGCGCCTGCACTGCGTCCTTGAGGAAGCTGTTCTGCACCGCCGGATCGGTGGTAGCGACGTCTTCCGCGAACAGCTTCAGCACCTGCTCGATCTGTCGACCAAGCCGAACGTGACGCTGCAGGTCATCCCGTTCGACGTGCCTGTGCACGATGGCCTGGACGGCAAGTTCACCCTCCTCGATTTCACCGAGGCTCGCAGCATCGGCTACTCGGAGGGGCCGGAAGGCGCCCGATCGGTGCAGGAACCTGGCCAGGTCGCGGCCTACCATCTAAGAGCCGAACGGATCGCAGAGCGGGCATTGCCGGTACACGACACGCGTGACCTGATCGCCAGGTACATGGCCGCACTGTGA
- a CDS encoding Scr1 family TA system antitoxin-like transcriptional regulator, which yields MLDKITLDPPRPVPYKKSEHLCARIVGVALRQAVKERGLTYAEMSQRVGVSISSISRVVGGTTNVRLEDIVAVLAVCGVTGERRDRILGMAKRRGHDSDALLLSYGTEHGVDTAALDDLASLATSVTVVASTAHAIATSRPLGNTRYTFLVTAFALAAMPDDQRADLATLTRVPTVCLRVLDHGPIGESFELLTFEDRTTAVAVRLRTSHLIFDRGDTVLAYRRHAKALTTRALTPQQSRRLITQRATTPE from the coding sequence ATGCTCGACAAGATCACGCTCGACCCGCCGCGACCGGTGCCCTACAAGAAATCTGAGCATCTCTGCGCACGCATCGTGGGCGTGGCGTTGCGACAAGCGGTCAAGGAGCGCGGGCTGACCTATGCCGAGATGTCTCAACGGGTCGGCGTGTCGATCAGCAGCATCTCCCGGGTGGTCGGCGGCACAACCAATGTGCGGTTGGAGGACATCGTCGCGGTCCTCGCGGTGTGCGGGGTCACCGGTGAGCGGCGCGACCGCATCCTCGGCATGGCCAAGCGCCGGGGTCATGACAGCGACGCGCTGCTCCTCAGCTATGGCACCGAACACGGTGTCGACACCGCCGCGCTGGACGACTTGGCGAGCCTGGCCACCAGCGTCACCGTGGTCGCCTCCACCGCCCACGCCATCGCCACGAGTCGCCCACTCGGGAACACTCGCTACACCTTTCTGGTCACGGCGTTCGCGTTGGCCGCCATGCCCGACGACCAACGCGCCGACCTGGCCACGCTGACCCGTGTGCCGACCGTGTGTCTGCGCGTTCTCGACCACGGTCCCATCGGTGAGTCCTTCGAGCTGCTGACCTTCGAAGACCGCACCACCGCCGTGGCGGTCCGGCTGCGCACCTCGCACCTGATCTTCGACCGCGGGGACACCGTGCTCGCCTACCGCCGGCACGCCAAAGCCCTCACCACCCGAGCCCTCACCCCCCAACAAAGCCGTCGACTCATCACCCAACGCGCCACCACGCCGGAATGA
- the fxlM gene encoding methyltransferase, FxLD system, which translates to MNTLRDDAVGRDTPGPASTRIDVLRAAMVDELRRMGAIVTERVADAVLAVPRHVFAPVGEPAERVYAPTTAIVTKRNGQGAAISSLSEAHIQATMLEQARIEPGMRVLEIGTGGYNASLIAELVGESGQVTSVDIDSDIVSSARGCLAEAGYERVRVVLADAEHGVPDRAPFDRVIVTAGAWDIPPAWIAQLTDRGRIVLPLRLRGLTRSVAFERDGDHLVSLSYRLCGFVPMQGAGAHVERTVPLDGNEVGIRVDGAHELDTDALRESLFGPRVERWSGVVFDQVDGMDFFVATTSPGFGLLTATSAAIKRGLVGPSAIRGVPTIVRGAGFAYRMKRPIEGTDDFETGVLAHGPNAEDLARELVDLLRVWDRDHRHGAGARIEVHPAATPAAGLGDGLVVDKIHTRIVISWP; encoded by the coding sequence ATGAACACACTCCGAGATGACGCTGTTGGTCGTGACACCCCGGGGCCCGCCTCGACGCGCATCGACGTGCTTCGCGCGGCGATGGTCGACGAACTCCGCCGGATGGGCGCGATTGTCACCGAGCGTGTCGCGGACGCGGTCCTCGCGGTGCCCCGGCATGTCTTCGCGCCGGTGGGCGAGCCAGCGGAGCGGGTCTATGCCCCGACCACGGCCATCGTCACCAAGCGCAACGGGCAGGGCGCGGCGATCAGTTCGTTGTCCGAGGCGCACATCCAGGCCACGATGCTCGAACAGGCGCGGATCGAGCCCGGGATGCGTGTCCTGGAGATCGGGACCGGCGGCTACAACGCCTCGTTGATCGCGGAGCTGGTCGGCGAGTCGGGCCAGGTCACCTCGGTGGACATCGACTCCGACATCGTGTCCAGCGCACGGGGATGCTTGGCCGAGGCGGGATATGAGCGGGTCCGGGTGGTGTTGGCCGACGCGGAGCATGGTGTGCCCGATCGCGCCCCGTTCGATCGGGTGATCGTGACCGCCGGGGCATGGGACATCCCGCCCGCGTGGATCGCCCAGCTCACCGATCGGGGTCGGATCGTGCTCCCGCTGCGGCTGCGCGGCCTGACCAGGTCGGTCGCGTTCGAGCGCGACGGGGACCACCTGGTGAGCCTGAGCTACCGCCTGTGCGGGTTCGTCCCCATGCAAGGCGCAGGCGCACACGTGGAACGCACGGTGCCGCTCGACGGGAACGAGGTCGGCATCCGGGTCGACGGCGCCCATGAACTCGACACAGACGCCCTGCGGGAGTCGTTGTTCGGCCCGCGTGTCGAGCGCTGGTCCGGGGTGGTGTTCGACCAGGTCGACGGAATGGACTTCTTCGTCGCCACCACCTCCCCCGGCTTCGGTCTGCTCACCGCGACGTCAGCGGCGATCAAGCGCGGGTTGGTCGGTCCGTCGGCGATTCGGGGTGTGCCCACGATCGTGCGCGGCGCCGGCTTCGCCTACCGGATGAAGCGTCCGATCGAGGGAACCGACGACTTCGAGACCGGCGTGCTGGCGCACGGCCCGAACGCCGAGGACCTCGCGCGGGAGCTCGTCGATCTGCTGCGCGTCTGGGACCGCGACCACCGGCACGGTGCCGGGGCGCGGATCGAGGTCCATCCCGCCGCCACGCCAGCGGCAGGGCTGGGTGACGGGCTGGTCGTGGACAAGATCCACACCCGGATTGTCATTTCCTGGCCCTGA
- a CDS encoding FxLD family lanthipeptide, translating into MAIQMDHTPTATADLDWDLDITIVESGGVVDDLLRLTDDGCGATCESACNSCP; encoded by the coding sequence GTGGCCATTCAGATGGATCACACGCCCACGGCGACGGCGGACTTGGACTGGGATCTTGACATCACCATCGTGGAGTCGGGCGGGGTCGTCGATGACCTGCTGCGGCTGACCGACGACGGCTGCGGCGCGACGTGCGAGTCGGCCTGCAACTCCTGCCCGTAG